The following coding sequences are from one Lipingzhangella halophila window:
- a CDS encoding NCS2 family permease: MTRLDETGPQPESGARIGRSRLDRFFSITERGSGYLQEFRGGLTTFMAMAYIIVLNPVILGGVTDVNGDALSTAQLTTMTCLSAGIVTILMGVVGRAPIALAAALGVMAVVAYQAAPLMTWPEVMGLVVWQGVAIIAMVVTGIRTAVMNALPHDLKLAIGVGIGLFVALIGLDNATFVSQGDGGLLQIGLTGHLTGWPVVVFIIGLLVSAALLARNVSGAIFYGIVIATGIAVLVNYAFAVPEESWGTQAPEIPDRLVTSPDFGLFGQVDLFGAWGTAGVASAGVILFTLVLAGFFDALGTILAIGRKADLTDDNGQMPRVNQVLAVDGAGAISGGLTSSSATLVFVESTAGVTEGARTGLASVVTGGLFLLAILLAPVFAIVPGQAAACALVLVGAMMMMHVTRINWDDIGVAIPAFLTIALMPFSYSIAHGIGAGIVSHAVIMSCGGRPSEVGWPMWILTGVFAVHFGLAGIERLLGVG, from the coding sequence ATGACTCGACTCGACGAAACCGGGCCGCAGCCCGAATCGGGGGCTCGGATCGGTCGATCCCGGCTCGATCGGTTCTTCTCGATCACCGAACGCGGTTCCGGGTATCTGCAGGAGTTCCGCGGCGGCCTTACCACGTTCATGGCGATGGCCTACATCATCGTCCTCAACCCGGTCATTCTGGGCGGGGTCACCGACGTCAACGGCGACGCCCTGTCCACGGCACAGCTCACCACGATGACCTGCCTGTCGGCGGGGATCGTCACCATCCTGATGGGCGTGGTGGGCCGCGCGCCGATCGCGCTGGCCGCCGCGCTCGGTGTCATGGCGGTCGTGGCCTACCAGGCAGCTCCCCTGATGACCTGGCCCGAGGTGATGGGGCTGGTCGTGTGGCAGGGCGTTGCCATCATCGCGATGGTGGTCACCGGGATCCGCACCGCGGTGATGAACGCACTGCCGCACGACCTGAAGCTGGCGATCGGGGTCGGCATCGGCCTGTTCGTCGCGCTCATCGGGCTCGACAACGCCACGTTCGTCAGCCAGGGCGACGGCGGGCTGCTGCAGATCGGGCTCACCGGACACCTCACCGGATGGCCGGTGGTGGTGTTCATCATCGGTCTGCTCGTCTCCGCGGCGCTGCTGGCGCGCAACGTCTCCGGCGCGATCTTCTACGGAATCGTCATCGCCACCGGCATCGCCGTGCTGGTGAACTACGCCTTCGCGGTGCCCGAGGAGAGCTGGGGCACCCAGGCACCGGAGATCCCCGACCGGCTGGTGACCTCACCGGACTTCGGGCTGTTCGGGCAGGTCGACCTGTTCGGAGCGTGGGGCACCGCCGGGGTCGCCAGCGCCGGAGTCATCCTGTTCACCCTGGTCCTGGCCGGTTTCTTCGACGCACTCGGCACCATCCTGGCCATTGGCAGGAAAGCGGACCTGACCGACGACAACGGTCAGATGCCCCGGGTCAACCAGGTCCTCGCGGTCGACGGAGCGGGCGCGATCTCGGGCGGTCTGACCAGCTCCTCGGCGACCCTGGTGTTCGTGGAGTCGACCGCGGGGGTCACCGAGGGCGCCCGCACCGGACTGGCCAGCGTGGTCACCGGGGGTCTTTTCCTGCTGGCGATCCTGCTCGCGCCGGTCTTCGCGATCGTGCCCGGCCAAGCCGCGGCGTGCGCGCTGGTGCTGGTCGGAGCCATGATGATGATGCACGTCACCCGGATCAACTGGGACGACATCGGGGTCGCCATCCCCGCGTTCCTGACGATCGCGCTGATGCCGTTCAGCTACTCCATCGCGCACGGCATCGGCGCCGGGATCGTCTCCCACGCGGTGATCATGTCGTGCGGCGGCAGGCCGAGCGAGGTGGGGTGGCCGATGTGGATCCTGACCGGGGTATTCGCGGTGCACTTCGGGCTCGCGGGCATCGAACGGCTGCTCGGGGTCGGCTAG